The region TCCGGCCGTCAGGCCACCCAGCCGTCACAGGAGTCGAACTCGTGAGTGAATCCGTCGCCCCCCTTCAGGGCTTTGTCCGTGCCGATGGTCGCAAGGGCATTCGCAATGTGCTGGTGGTCGCCTACCTGGTGGAGTGTGCACACCACGTCAGCCGCCGGATCGCTCAACATTTTGATGATCTGGATGTGCACCTGATCGGTTTTCCGGGGTGTTTCCCCAACCAGTACGCCAGTCGGATGATGCGCGCGCTGACCACCCATCCGAACGTGGGGGCGGTGCTGCTGGTGTCCCTGGGCTGTGAAAGCATGGACCGGGATGCCCTCCGTGAGCATATCGTCGCCTCCGGCCGCCCGGTGGACCTGCTGGTGATTCAGGAGAGTGGCGGTACCGCGACCACCATCGCCGCAGGCATCGAAAAGGTCGGTGCCATGCGCACCGAGTTGGCCAGGCAGACACCCGTCCCCATGAGCCTGGATGAACTGGTGGTGGGCACCATCTGTGGCGGCAGCGACGGCACCAGTGGCATTACCGCCAATCCGGCCGTGGGGCGTTGCTTTGATCATCTGGTCGCAGACGGTACCGCTTGTGTTTTTGAGGAAACCGGCGAGCTGATCGGCTGTGAAAATATCATGGCGGAGCGGGCGGTGACCCCCGAGCTGGGCGAGCTGATTCAGGCCTGCGTGGCCAAAGCGGAGCGTTACTATCAGACCATGGGCTTCGGCAGCTTTGCACCGGGTAACGCCGATGGCGGGCTCACGACCCTGGAAGAAAAGTCCATGGGCGCCTACTCCAAATCCGGCGCTTCGCCCATCAGCGGCCTGATCAAACCCGGGGATATACCGCCCGGTGGAGGGCTTTATCTGCTCGATGTGGTGCCCGATGGCGAGCCCCGCTTCGGTTTCCCCAATATCGCCGATAACGCCGAGATTGTGGAGATGA is a window of Marinimicrobium sp. C6131 DNA encoding:
- a CDS encoding UxaA family hydrolase, encoding MSESVAPLQGFVRADGRKGIRNVLVVAYLVECAHHVSRRIAQHFDDLDVHLIGFPGCFPNQYASRMMRALTTHPNVGAVLLVSLGCESMDRDALREHIVASGRPVDLLVIQESGGTATTIAAGIEKVGAMRTELARQTPVPMSLDELVVGTICGGSDGTSGITANPAVGRCFDHLVADGTACVFEETGELIGCENIMAERAVTPELGELIQACVAKAERYYQTMGFGSFAPGNADGGLTTLEEKSMGAYSKSGASPISGLIKPGDIPPGGGLYLLDVVPDGEPRFGFPNIADNAEIVEMIASGCHLTLFTTGRGSVVGSAISPVIKVCANPETYQRLSADMDVNAGKILTGEASLDAVGEEIYRRVKAVAAGERSVSEALGHQEFILTYKSFEPIGPGCLPVRQV